The Citrifermentans bemidjiense Bem genome window below encodes:
- a CDS encoding cache domain-containing protein: protein MKMKKFKDWKIGTKVMSISVAMIVMITAINFLYLMPVLQKEILEEREATIRSVVDLPYELIAEYQQRFEKGEFTLEEAQKRAKDRIRVMRYDQKEYFWITTVDAGMLLHPLKPELEGKDQSGVKDPQGKAIFVEMANVAKAQGSGLVSYMWPKPGETASTEKIAYVKLYKPWGWVVGSGLYVDDMNAVIAVMRWKLAAMTLVFALVALALGYLISSRISKNIGQVIHAADALALGDVKVEIKADCEDETGMLAEAFGKMIGNVAEAAKAAERIANGDVGFELAVKSDQDVLSKNLNITIAAVKAMAKDADLLAKAAVEGKLSLRADASQHHGEYKKIIDGFNATINRLVGLLDNMPAPAMIVDNDFTVLYMNQIAAQVGGKIPAQVVGTKCHDHFKTSDCKTGNCACGKAMQSGAVANSETDAHPAAGVDLEIAYSGTPLRDDAGRVVGAFEVVSDQTAIKNAARLAKKISDYQDNETNKLVHGLEKLAKGDMEFEIRTEAADQDTKEAREIFESLAGAVNSCAGVIRTLNSDAGTLAQAAKEGRITARADADKHQGAYKQIVQGVNDSMATMVGFLDNIPSPAMIIDPDYNVLYMNPLGAKVGGKTQAQVHGTKCYDHFKTSDCKTANCACAQAIAGGHEATRETDAHPGGLDLDISYTGVPIKDAAGKVVGVFEVVTDLTSVKQAARQAQKISDYQNNETRKLVEGLDKVAKGDVTITLETEPADADTNEAKRTFDTIAAAVNSSVEATRHIAEAAKLIAGGDLTVEIKERSPEDRLMMALKAMVQKLSEVVTDVKGAADNVAAGSQELSSSSEMMSQGASEQAAAAEEVSSSMEEMSSNIRQNADNALQTEKIASKSAKDAEEGGKAVDHTVNAMKEIAGKISIIEEIARQTNLLALNAAIEAARAGEHGKGFAVVASEVRKLAERSQRAAAEISGLSASSVEIAEKAGQMLNQMVPDIKKTAELVMEISAACREQDTGAEQINKAIQQLDQVIQQNASASEEMSSTAEELSTQAEQLQEAIGYFKVTGMRETAKRQAEMPLRQAAAKPAKKKLSQAGTPPAEKRKIAAGGLSLELDQEDGEFERF, encoded by the coding sequence ATGAAGATGAAAAAGTTTAAAGACTGGAAGATCGGAACTAAGGTAATGAGCATCTCCGTAGCGATGATCGTCATGATCACTGCCATAAACTTCCTCTATCTGATGCCGGTACTGCAAAAAGAGATATTGGAAGAAAGAGAGGCTACCATCAGGTCGGTGGTGGATCTCCCCTACGAGTTGATCGCCGAATACCAACAAAGATTCGAAAAAGGGGAGTTCACCCTTGAGGAAGCGCAAAAACGCGCCAAGGATCGCATCAGGGTCATGCGTTACGACCAGAAAGAGTACTTCTGGATCACCACGGTGGATGCCGGAATGCTCTTGCACCCCCTCAAGCCCGAACTGGAAGGGAAGGATCAAAGCGGGGTCAAGGATCCCCAAGGCAAGGCCATTTTCGTCGAAATGGCCAACGTCGCCAAGGCCCAAGGATCCGGGCTGGTCAGCTACATGTGGCCCAAGCCGGGCGAAACGGCCTCCACGGAGAAGATCGCCTACGTCAAACTCTACAAGCCATGGGGTTGGGTGGTCGGAAGCGGCCTGTACGTAGACGACATGAATGCGGTGATAGCCGTCATGCGCTGGAAGCTCGCGGCCATGACGCTCGTTTTCGCCCTCGTGGCGCTCGCCCTCGGCTACCTTATTTCCTCCCGCATCAGCAAGAACATCGGCCAGGTGATCCATGCGGCCGATGCGCTTGCCCTTGGCGACGTCAAGGTCGAGATAAAGGCCGACTGCGAGGATGAAACCGGGATGCTCGCCGAAGCCTTCGGCAAGATGATCGGCAACGTCGCCGAAGCGGCCAAGGCTGCGGAGCGAATAGCCAACGGCGACGTCGGCTTCGAACTTGCGGTGAAGTCGGACCAGGACGTCCTCTCCAAAAACCTGAACATCACCATTGCCGCGGTAAAAGCGATGGCCAAGGACGCAGACCTCTTGGCCAAGGCCGCAGTCGAGGGAAAACTTTCCTTGCGCGCCGACGCCTCGCAGCACCATGGCGAATACAAAAAGATCATCGACGGCTTCAACGCAACCATCAACAGGCTGGTGGGGCTCCTCGACAACATGCCGGCACCGGCCATGATCGTCGATAACGACTTTACCGTCTTATACATGAACCAGATCGCGGCGCAGGTGGGAGGGAAAATACCGGCGCAGGTTGTGGGGACGAAATGCCACGACCACTTCAAGACCTCCGACTGCAAGACCGGCAACTGCGCCTGCGGCAAGGCCATGCAAAGCGGGGCCGTGGCCAACAGCGAGACCGATGCGCATCCGGCTGCGGGCGTCGACCTCGAGATCGCCTATTCTGGCACTCCGCTTCGCGACGATGCGGGGCGGGTCGTCGGCGCCTTCGAGGTGGTTTCAGACCAGACGGCGATCAAGAACGCGGCACGACTGGCGAAGAAGATCAGCGACTACCAGGACAACGAAACGAATAAACTGGTCCACGGGCTTGAGAAGCTGGCCAAGGGGGACATGGAGTTCGAAATCAGGACGGAGGCAGCGGACCAGGACACCAAGGAAGCCAGGGAGATCTTCGAGTCGCTCGCCGGCGCCGTCAACAGCTGCGCGGGCGTCATCAGGACCCTCAATTCGGACGCAGGAACGCTGGCGCAGGCAGCCAAGGAGGGACGCATCACCGCCCGCGCCGACGCAGACAAGCACCAGGGTGCCTACAAGCAAATCGTACAGGGCGTGAACGACAGCATGGCCACCATGGTGGGCTTCCTGGACAACATACCCAGCCCCGCGATGATTATCGACCCGGATTACAACGTACTGTACATGAATCCTTTGGGTGCCAAGGTCGGCGGCAAAACGCAGGCACAGGTCCATGGCACCAAGTGTTACGACCATTTCAAAACCAGCGACTGCAAAACGGCCAACTGCGCCTGCGCCCAGGCGATCGCCGGAGGGCACGAGGCGACCAGGGAAACGGACGCACACCCGGGCGGGCTCGACCTGGACATCTCCTACACCGGCGTCCCGATCAAAGACGCTGCCGGAAAGGTAGTCGGGGTATTCGAAGTGGTGACCGACCTCACCTCGGTCAAACAGGCGGCCCGACAGGCGCAGAAAATCTCGGATTACCAGAACAACGAAACAAGGAAACTGGTCGAAGGCCTGGACAAGGTCGCCAAAGGGGACGTCACGATAACGCTTGAAACGGAACCTGCCGACGCCGACACGAACGAGGCCAAACGCACTTTCGACACCATCGCCGCCGCCGTGAACAGCTCGGTCGAGGCGACAAGGCATATCGCCGAGGCTGCCAAGCTGATCGCTGGAGGAGATCTCACCGTCGAGATAAAAGAGCGCTCCCCCGAGGACAGACTGATGATGGCCCTGAAAGCGATGGTGCAGAAGTTAAGCGAGGTGGTGACGGATGTGAAAGGAGCAGCCGACAACGTCGCTGCGGGAAGCCAGGAACTCTCCTCGAGTTCGGAGATGATGTCGCAAGGTGCGAGCGAGCAGGCTGCCGCCGCGGAAGAGGTATCTTCCTCGATGGAAGAGATGTCCTCCAATATCAGGCAAAACGCCGACAACGCCCTTCAGACCGAAAAAATCGCCTCCAAATCCGCCAAGGATGCCGAAGAAGGGGGCAAGGCGGTCGACCACACCGTCAACGCCATGAAGGAGATCGCCGGGAAGATCTCCATCATCGAGGAAATCGCACGGCAGACCAACCTCCTCGCCCTGAACGCGGCCATCGAGGCGGCGCGCGCCGGCGAGCACGGCAAGGGGTTCGCGGTCGTGGCATCGGAAGTGCGCAAACTGGCCGAGCGAAGCCAGAGGGCTGCGGCGGAAATCTCCGGGCTCTCCGCAAGCAGCGTGGAGATCGCGGAGAAGGCCGGTCAGATGCTGAATCAGATGGTCCCCGACATCAAGAAGACGGCGGAACTGGTGATGGAAATCAGCGCCGCCTGCCGCGAGCAGGACACCGGCGCAGAGCAGATCAACAAGGCCATCCAGCAACTCGACCAAGTCATTCAGCAAAACGCCTCGGCATCGGAGGAGATGTCCTCCACCGCGGAAGAGCTTTCCACCCAGGCGGAACAACTCCAGGAAGCGATCGGTTATTTCAAGGTGACGGGAATGCGGGAAACGGCGAAAAGGCAAGCGGAGATGCCTTTGCGGCAGGCCGCAGCCAAACCGGCCAAGAAGAAGCTGAGCCAGGCAGGAACCCCGCCCGCAGAGAAGCGCAAGATAGCAGCAGGTGGACTGTCGCTGGAGTTGGATCAGGAAGATGGCGAATTCGAACGTTTCTAG
- a CDS encoding SH3 domain-containing protein, with protein MRKDIRSIILAAAAVAAFAVPAVAESSTVCTVTAPEMRLRKSPSKKAKVVAIIKKDTKVTAEQCSGGWVKVSSQDGKLNGYIGGWALAAAPTQVAEAPATQVADTAPSTIAAQKEIPSNEKLAMQITELRLNVLGIERDMQQMHKEIRKIKSTLRHKK; from the coding sequence ATGAGAAAAGACATCCGCAGTATCATTCTTGCAGCAGCAGCCGTCGCTGCGTTTGCAGTCCCCGCCGTGGCTGAGAGCAGCACGGTCTGCACCGTAACTGCACCGGAGATGAGGCTCAGAAAGAGCCCCAGCAAAAAGGCCAAGGTAGTGGCGATCATCAAAAAGGACACCAAAGTAACGGCGGAGCAGTGCTCGGGCGGATGGGTCAAAGTCTCCTCGCAAGACGGCAAGCTCAACGGATACATCGGGGGCTGGGCGCTCGCCGCTGCCCCGACTCAGGTCGCCGAGGCGCCGGCAACGCAAGTAGCCGACACGGCTCCCTCCACTATCGCGGCACAGAAAGAGATCCCCTCCAACGAAAAGCTCGCCATGCAGATCACCGAGCTGCGCCTGAACGTGCTCGGCATCGAGCGCGACATGCAGCAGATGCACAAGGAGATCCGCAAAATCAAGTCGACCTTGCGGCACAAAAAATAA
- a CDS encoding diacylglycerol/lipid kinase family protein gives MSNDTNQLAPSPFFIVMNAGSGDKDAVQREDAIRSVLAAGKRPYRLWRVSDIRRLPEAAREAVLLARQQQGTVVAAGGDGTINAVVREVLPSGSPFGVLPQGTFNYFSRAHGIPLDTEEACSLLLHGVLRPVQVGLVNQRPFLVNASLGLYPKLLEKREVHKQRFGRSRFVAALSGLATLLAPPPRLVLALDDGAGSDVVHICTLVVDNNLLQLRQVGLPEARAVQQGELAAIAVKAQGVGQLISALALAVLGKLGEADAVESFSFKRLSVKPLHGGRRIKVATDGEVTWMVPPLVFQAAPDSLLLVVPRSKTVGGEGG, from the coding sequence GTGTCAAACGATACGAACCAGCTCGCGCCGAGCCCCTTCTTCATAGTCATGAACGCCGGCTCCGGAGACAAGGACGCGGTCCAAAGGGAGGATGCCATCCGCAGCGTCCTTGCCGCGGGGAAGCGTCCTTACCGCCTGTGGCGCGTAAGCGACATAAGGCGGCTGCCGGAGGCGGCGCGGGAGGCCGTGTTGCTCGCACGGCAGCAGCAGGGAACCGTCGTCGCCGCGGGGGGGGACGGGACCATCAACGCCGTGGTCCGGGAGGTGCTCCCTTCGGGGTCTCCCTTCGGCGTACTCCCCCAGGGTACCTTCAACTATTTCAGCCGCGCCCACGGGATCCCGCTCGATACCGAAGAGGCCTGTTCCTTGCTGTTGCACGGGGTGCTGCGGCCGGTGCAGGTCGGGCTGGTGAACCAGCGCCCGTTCCTGGTGAATGCAAGCCTGGGCCTTTACCCCAAGCTGCTGGAAAAACGAGAGGTTCATAAGCAGAGATTCGGGCGCAGCAGGTTCGTTGCTGCGCTGTCGGGCCTTGCGACCTTGCTGGCTCCGCCACCGCGGCTGGTGCTGGCCCTCGACGACGGCGCTGGGAGCGACGTGGTGCACATCTGCACCCTGGTAGTCGACAACAACCTGCTGCAACTGCGGCAGGTGGGGCTGCCTGAGGCGCGCGCCGTGCAGCAAGGGGAACTGGCGGCGATCGCGGTGAAGGCTCAAGGGGTGGGACAACTGATCTCAGCCCTGGCACTGGCCGTGCTGGGAAAGCTGGGGGAAGCGGATGCCGTCGAGTCCTTTTCCTTCAAGAGGCTTTCGGTGAAACCGCTGCACGGCGGCAGGCGCATCAAGGTGGCAACGGACGGCGAGGTTACCTGGATGGTTCCTCCGCTGGTGTTCCAGGCAGCACCCGACTCGCTGCTGCTCGTCGTCCCCCGTTCCAAAACGGTGGGGGGAGAGGGGGGGTGA
- a CDS encoding cupin domain-containing protein, with amino-acid sequence MIKRILVLSVACVSFASVVTAAPKKQTVQPAKQVILTPDQLEWKSGPAELPTSQMAVLDGDPKKSGYFAVRLKLPAGTTIAPHFHEGVERVTVISGTVKLAMGKTPDNPTVLPAGSYFALAPRTVHNAWVDQETVLQIATNGPWSLKLVDQGGKKGQ; translated from the coding sequence ATGATCAAGAGGATCTTGGTACTGTCAGTGGCATGTGTGTCGTTCGCGTCGGTCGTGACGGCAGCACCGAAAAAGCAGACTGTTCAGCCGGCCAAGCAGGTGATTCTTACCCCGGACCAGTTGGAATGGAAGAGCGGCCCGGCAGAGCTTCCGACCTCGCAGATGGCGGTCCTGGACGGTGACCCGAAGAAGAGCGGGTACTTCGCTGTGCGTCTCAAACTCCCCGCCGGTACCACCATAGCCCCCCATTTCCACGAGGGGGTGGAGCGGGTAACGGTGATTTCCGGGACTGTCAAACTCGCCATGGGGAAGACGCCGGATAATCCGACGGTGCTTCCGGCCGGAAGCTATTTCGCCCTTGCGCCCAGGACGGTTCACAACGCTTGGGTGGACCAGGAAACGGTCCTGCAGATCGCTACCAATGGACCGTGGAGCCTGAAACTGGTGGATCAAGGCGGGAAAAAAGGGCAGTAG
- a CDS encoding PaaI family thioesterase, protein MPTSTVLKACDEMQPEIDLSGEAGWTPFDAPALVGDSLRFVSGDRSGDRFRARYYRDADNHLHARFWLGPEAEGPPGHAHGGAVAAIMDEALGLAGWAEGYSIVVGNLNVSFRNMLPLGRVITVESRVVSVEGRKIMVHGRIFCGDTTYAEAQCLCITIPGIPGK, encoded by the coding sequence GTGCCTACTTCGACTGTACTGAAAGCTTGTGACGAGATGCAACCGGAAATAGATTTAAGCGGCGAGGCCGGTTGGACCCCTTTCGACGCACCCGCACTGGTGGGGGATTCGCTCCGCTTTGTCTCCGGCGACAGAAGCGGAGACCGCTTCCGGGCCCGCTACTACCGCGACGCCGACAATCATCTCCACGCCAGGTTCTGGCTTGGCCCCGAAGCCGAAGGCCCCCCGGGGCATGCACACGGCGGCGCAGTCGCAGCGATCATGGACGAGGCGCTCGGGTTGGCGGGATGGGCCGAGGGGTACTCCATCGTAGTGGGAAACCTGAACGTCAGCTTCCGTAACATGCTCCCCTTGGGGAGGGTGATCACCGTGGAAAGCAGGGTCGTCTCCGTCGAAGGGCGCAAGATCATGGTGCACGGCCGCATCTTCTGCGGCGACACGACCTATGCCGAGGCGCAATGCCTCTGCATCACCATCCCCGGCATCCCAGGCAAATAA
- a CDS encoding YkgJ family cysteine cluster protein: MGEMTWQAERFAAALREKLQETLGREPSLLSLNEALTACSAAAEKVCAGRPMACAPGCPSCCVLNVAVLLPEAILIAMRLRKTLPPSELSHLQRTLSAHRSWTRWMDDEERIIKRAVCPFLDSYGSCCIHEVRPLACRGAASLDADCCRKAFSPIITDDPRLVPADLLRQAAYDEAFSTLGKALKSSGLDDRSIELGTGVLAFLEEPEYLELFSGRGRLPDSLWR, encoded by the coding sequence ATGGGCGAGATGACGTGGCAGGCTGAACGATTCGCTGCAGCATTGCGGGAAAAGCTGCAGGAGACACTGGGCCGGGAACCGAGTCTCCTGTCGTTAAATGAGGCATTGACCGCATGCAGCGCTGCCGCCGAGAAGGTCTGCGCCGGGCGCCCCATGGCCTGTGCTCCCGGTTGTCCTTCCTGCTGCGTTCTCAACGTGGCGGTACTGCTTCCGGAGGCCATACTGATAGCTATGCGGCTGCGCAAAACGCTCCCGCCGTCGGAGCTTAGCCATCTGCAGCGCACACTGTCTGCCCACCGTTCGTGGACGCGCTGGATGGACGACGAGGAAAGAATCATCAAGCGCGCCGTCTGCCCCTTTCTCGACAGCTACGGCAGTTGCTGCATCCACGAGGTGCGCCCGCTGGCCTGCCGGGGCGCAGCCTCACTGGATGCTGATTGCTGCCGCAAGGCCTTCTCCCCCATCATCACTGACGACCCCCGCCTGGTCCCCGCCGACCTGCTGAGGCAGGCAGCCTACGACGAGGCCTTTTCCACCCTGGGCAAGGCCCTCAAATCCAGTGGTCTCGACGACCGCAGCATCGAATTGGGTACAGGTGTGCTGGCGTTCCTGGAAGAGCCGGAGTACCTGGAGCTCTTCAGCGGCCGCGGACGGCTCCCCGACTCCCTCTGGCGCTGA
- a CDS encoding metallophosphoesterase family protein encodes MSAILHISDTHFGTEIPAVAEALLQLAGDLHPDLLVLSGDVTQRARGWQFKAAVDFLERMPVPHLLVIPGNHDLPLFNILGRVFSPYGNFQRSFGRNLEPVFESQELLVVGANTTRPSRHKHGEVSPRQIETVSRRLQAGSPRQLRVVVAHQPVRATRQSDVKNLLRNHQSAIHAWAEAGADLILGGHVHLPHVRLLKEVHGIPRAVWSVLAGTAVSRRVRGDIPNSVNLIRYRKEDEPRSCLVERWDYDARGVFCLAGREILLLQ; translated from the coding sequence GTGAGTGCCATCTTGCATATATCCGACACCCACTTCGGCACGGAAATTCCGGCCGTGGCCGAGGCGCTGCTGCAATTGGCCGGCGACCTGCACCCGGATCTCCTGGTGCTCTCAGGGGACGTCACCCAGCGCGCCCGCGGCTGGCAGTTCAAAGCGGCTGTCGACTTTCTGGAGCGTATGCCCGTGCCGCACCTCTTGGTGATCCCCGGGAACCATGACCTCCCTCTTTTCAACATCCTAGGGCGGGTTTTCTCACCCTACGGCAATTTTCAACGCAGCTTCGGCCGCAACCTGGAGCCGGTATTCGAGTCGCAAGAGCTCCTGGTAGTGGGGGCCAACACGACGCGCCCTTCGCGCCACAAGCACGGTGAAGTGTCGCCCCGGCAGATCGAGACGGTGAGCCGCCGTCTCCAGGCGGGCTCGCCCCGGCAACTGCGAGTCGTAGTGGCGCACCAGCCCGTGCGCGCCACCCGGCAAAGCGATGTGAAAAATCTGTTGAGAAACCACCAGTCCGCCATCCACGCCTGGGCCGAAGCCGGCGCCGACTTGATCCTCGGGGGACACGTTCATCTCCCGCATGTGCGCCTCCTGAAGGAAGTCCACGGGATTCCCCGCGCGGTCTGGTCCGTCCTTGCCGGGACCGCCGTTTCCCGCCGGGTCCGCGGCGATATTCCCAACTCGGTCAACCTGATCCGCTACCGCAAAGAAGATGAGCCGCGCAGTTGCCTGGTCGAGCGCTGGGACTACGATGCCCGCGGAGTTTTTTGTCTTGCCGGACGGGAGATCCTTCTCCTTCAATAG
- a CDS encoding YbaN family protein: MRYVIGRRGGRQVKNEVLRLILIGVGWVSIACAVIGLFLPLVPSVPFLLLAVFCFSRSSEKFHTWLVEHRHLGPILKDYLVHGGISRKAKACAVCAIWISFPVTAWFVESTWAKLLLLTIAAVVTVYLLLLPPVPTPGGRRR, encoded by the coding sequence ATGCGTTATGTCATAGGGAGGCGAGGCGGCAGGCAGGTGAAGAACGAGGTGCTGCGCTTGATACTCATAGGCGTCGGCTGGGTTTCCATTGCTTGCGCGGTTATCGGTTTGTTCCTTCCCCTGGTACCGAGCGTGCCTTTCCTGCTGCTGGCTGTGTTCTGCTTCTCAAGGAGCTCTGAGAAATTTCATACATGGCTTGTCGAACATCGTCACCTTGGCCCGATCTTGAAGGACTATCTGGTGCACGGCGGAATTTCACGCAAGGCAAAGGCATGCGCTGTCTGTGCTATCTGGATCTCGTTCCCGGTGACGGCATGGTTCGTCGAGAGCACCTGGGCAAAGTTGCTGCTCCTTACCATCGCGGCGGTCGTCACGGTTTATCTCCTGCTGCTGCCGCCTGTTCCCACACCGGGGGGGCGACGCCGATAA
- a CDS encoding SseB family protein, translated as MEKLDEALVELRQDMRDQKKQSAFYDLFLNSAFFVPILNNDQQQDDTAGVIPVITEAEGNDYLMIFSSLERLKAWAGEEGKFIEAPGFLLAQNTTPPLHWALNVGTEFSKQFHPEEIKWLRDSVERCNAEAAKGAGA; from the coding sequence ATGGAAAAACTAGACGAGGCGCTGGTCGAACTGCGCCAGGACATGCGGGACCAGAAGAAGCAGTCGGCCTTTTACGATCTCTTTCTCAACTCCGCCTTTTTCGTTCCCATCCTGAACAACGACCAGCAGCAGGACGATACGGCGGGAGTCATTCCGGTTATCACCGAGGCTGAAGGAAACGATTACCTGATGATATTCAGCTCGCTGGAGCGGCTGAAGGCCTGGGCCGGCGAGGAAGGGAAGTTCATAGAAGCGCCGGGATTCCTGTTGGCCCAGAACACCACGCCCCCCCTGCACTGGGCTTTGAACGTCGGGACCGAGTTCTCCAAACAGTTCCACCCCGAAGAAATAAAGTGGCTCAGGGATTCGGTGGAGCGCTGCAACGCCGAGGCAGCCAAGGGCGCCGGAGCCTGA
- a CDS encoding methyl-accepting chemotaxis protein, whose product METIWHYYLCLTIKTRLMILCLCYSLCIVAATVAGSLDSQIWQWGLTILFIAMGALFGGINIWGITSAIARTINNLETLAQGNLSQEIVIKRTNEISKLLHAMRKMVGNQTEVLRNIHGASLQMEQSSFQISEISNEIADSTKAQQAQVLQVSEATGEVLTISSSVRELSDMMLNESLVTEKEAEQGLDATNQNIDQMRLTVTEVNRAAEETSGLNQVAEEIHKIIASITDIADQTNLLALNAAIEAARAGEQGRGFAVVADEVRNLATRTSRETQEITRIISSLAEQVTATMGTMERIVERVNGGEQKTLQTAQIIQSMASSVRETSAASRRISDASKSQMERLTQLQQSQESLFHTIKDNGAKIGVTATISGDLNAVTKQFNRLLDNFTFSTETEIERSAREQRQYPRANNGLLAVMREAGSQQEIQGITSDFSMTGLQLRIAAQAGLKEGQLVEVELMTPGTSLDEFEQQEPLKIAARVVWLRTNHEGAACGLEFNPLVPAQQQRLEACFRHFKKNSRFKS is encoded by the coding sequence ATGGAAACTATCTGGCACTACTATCTCTGTCTCACCATCAAGACCAGGTTGATGATTTTATGCCTGTGCTACAGCTTGTGCATCGTCGCTGCAACAGTTGCAGGTTCACTCGACTCACAGATCTGGCAGTGGGGACTGACGATTTTGTTCATCGCCATGGGCGCGCTATTCGGCGGCATCAACATCTGGGGCATCACCAGTGCGATCGCGCGGACCATCAACAACCTGGAGACGCTGGCACAGGGGAACCTCAGCCAGGAGATCGTAATCAAGCGCACCAACGAGATCAGCAAACTCCTCCACGCCATGCGCAAGATGGTCGGCAACCAGACCGAGGTGCTGCGCAACATCCACGGCGCCAGCCTGCAGATGGAACAGTCTTCCTTTCAGATTTCCGAGATCTCCAACGAGATAGCCGATAGCACCAAGGCACAGCAAGCGCAGGTGCTGCAGGTTTCCGAAGCAACCGGCGAGGTGCTCACGATTTCTTCATCGGTGCGCGAACTCTCCGATATGATGCTGAACGAATCCCTGGTGACCGAAAAGGAGGCCGAACAAGGCCTTGACGCCACCAACCAGAACATCGACCAGATGCGTTTAACGGTCACCGAGGTAAACCGCGCAGCGGAAGAGACTTCGGGGTTGAACCAGGTGGCGGAGGAGATCCACAAGATCATCGCCAGCATCACGGACATAGCGGACCAGACCAACCTTTTGGCGCTCAATGCCGCCATCGAGGCCGCAAGGGCAGGAGAACAGGGTCGCGGCTTTGCCGTAGTGGCCGACGAGGTCCGCAATCTCGCCACACGTACCTCGAGGGAGACCCAAGAGATCACCAGGATCATCTCGTCCCTGGCGGAACAGGTAACCGCTACCATGGGGACCATGGAACGGATCGTCGAACGCGTCAACGGCGGCGAGCAAAAGACCCTGCAGACGGCCCAGATAATACAGAGCATGGCCTCCTCCGTCCGCGAGACCTCCGCGGCCAGCCGGCGCATCTCCGATGCGAGCAAATCGCAGATGGAGCGGCTCACGCAGTTGCAGCAAAGCCAGGAATCGCTCTTCCACACCATAAAGGACAACGGGGCCAAGATCGGGGTCACCGCCACCATCAGCGGGGACCTCAACGCCGTCACCAAGCAGTTCAACCGCCTGCTGGACAACTTCACCTTCAGTACCGAAACCGAAATCGAGCGTTCCGCGCGCGAGCAGCGGCAGTACCCGCGCGCGAACAACGGGCTTCTGGCCGTGATGCGCGAGGCAGGCTCGCAGCAGGAGATCCAGGGAATTACCAGCGATTTCAGCATGACCGGGCTCCAGCTGCGCATCGCCGCGCAGGCCGGCCTCAAAGAGGGGCAACTCGTCGAGGTGGAACTGATGACTCCCGGCACTTCCCTGGACGAATTCGAGCAACAGGAGCCGCTCAAGATCGCTGCGCGGGTGGTGTGGCTCCGTACCAACCATGAGGGTGCCGCCTGCGGCCTTGAATTCAACCCCCTGGTCCCGGCACAACAGCAGCGCCTGGAAGCCTGCTTCCGGCATTTCAAGAAGAACTCCCGCTTCAAAAGCTAG